One part of the Rutidosis leptorrhynchoides isolate AG116_Rl617_1_P2 chromosome 1, CSIRO_AGI_Rlap_v1, whole genome shotgun sequence genome encodes these proteins:
- the LOC139898388 gene encoding uncharacterized protein translates to MDGDDRLRRRRSLHERLGLACCGSIWGIRPSTMSIHGDDDHVGLVDQVDQLPEVIRTLPDSNSDLDCVFPSPRMNLAAALAAERQSRSTVEGGESLTSDNNRLTTPVTPSRVSLMRLLEETDDQDEKEVMGNDLVCCVCMGRKKGAAFIPCGHTYCRVCSRELWLNRGSCPLCNRAILEILDIF, encoded by the coding sequence ATGGACGGCGATGATAGGTTACGGCGACGGAGGAGCCTCCATGAACGGCTAGGATTAGCATGTTGTGGGTCCATTTGGGGCATCAGACCCTCTACCATGAGCATCCATGGTGACGACGACCACGTTGGCCTTGTTGACCAAGTTGATCAATTACCAGAAGTGATTCGGACCCTGCCGGACTCAAATTCGGATCTTGATTGCGTTTTCCCTTCTCCCCGGATGAATCTTGCTGCCGCGTTAGCAGCTGAACGCCAGTCTCGGTCAACCGTGGAAGGTGGAGAATCGTTGACTTCGGACAACAATAGGCTGACTACACCGGTGACGCCATCAAGGGTGTCATTGATGAGATTGTTGGAAGAAACGGACGATCAGGATGAAAAGGAAGTAATGGGGAATGATCTAGTGTGTTGCGTGTGCATGGGAAGGAAGAAGGGTGCTGCGTTTATACCGTGTGGGCATACATATTGTAGGGTGTGTTCCAGGGAGTTATGGTTGAATCGAGGTTCTTGTCCTCTTTGTAATCGTGCTATCCTCGAAATCCTTGATATATTCTAA